Below is a genomic region from Actinomadura sp. NAK00032.
GGCCGCCCCGGCGCGGGCGTCTGCCCGGTGCGCGGCCACTCCAACGTGCAGGGCGACCGGACGATGGGCATCTGGGAGAAGCCGAAGCCCGCGTTCCTGGACGCCCTCGCCGCCGAGTTCGGCTTCGAGCCGCCGCGCGAGCACGGCCTGGACACCGTGGACGCGATCCGCGCCATGCGCGACGGCCGGGCCCGGCTGTTCCTCGGCATGGGCGGCAACTTCGTCCGCGCCACCCCCGACTCGGCCGTCACCGAGGCGGCGCTGCGCGGGTGCCGGCTGACCGCGCAGGTGTCCACCAAGCTCAACCGGTCGCACGCGGTGACGGGCGAGCTGGCGCTGATCCTGCCGACGCTCGGCCGCACCGAGCGCGACGTGCAGGCGTCCGGGCCGCAGTTCGTGTCCGTCGAGGACTCGATGGGCATGGTCCACGCGTCCCGGGGGCGGCTGGCACCGGCGTCCGGGCACCTGCTGTCGGAGGTCTCCATCGTGTGCCGCCTCGCGAAGGCCGCGCTCCCCGGCTCCGCCATCGGCTGGGACGCCATGGAGTGCGACTACGACGTGATCCGCGACCACGTCTCCCGCGTCGTCCCCGGCTTCGCCGGCTACAACGCCCGCGTCCGGGAGCCGGGCGGCTTCACCCTCCCCCACGCGCCCCGCGACGAGCGGAGGTTCCCCACCGCGACCGGCAAGGCCAATCTGACGGTCAACGAGCTGGAGGTGCTGCGGGTCCCCGAGGGGCGCCTGCTCCTGCAGACCGTCCGCAGCCACGACCAGTACAACACCACCATCTACGGCCTCGACGACCGCTACCGGGGCGTCAAGGCGGGACGCCGCGTCGTCTTCGTCAACCCCGACGACCTGTCCGCCCTCGGCGTCGCCGACGGCGCGACGGTCGACCTGGTCTCCGAATGGTCGGACGGCACCGAGCGCCGCGCCCCCGCCTTCCGCGTCGTCTCCTACCCCACCGCCCGCGGCTGCGCCGCCGCCTACTTCCCGGAGACCAACGTCCTCGTCCCCCTCGACAGCACCGCCGAGGTCAGCAACACCCCCACCTCCAAGTCCGTCGTCGTCCGCCTCGAACCGGCGTGACCCGACCGTGCCGCGCGCGGGTCGCGGGGCGGGCGGGAGCGGTTTAGGCTTCGGGCATGACGAACCTGCCCGAGCAGTCGGGGATGTCCGGAGCTCCGGAGATGCGGGCCGGCGACGCCGATCGGGAGCAGGTCGCGCGGGTGCTGCGCGACGCGGCCGGCGACGGGCGGCTCACCCTGGCCGAACTCGACGAGCGGCTCGACGCGGTGTACGCGGCGAAGACCTACGGGGAGCTGGCGCCGCTCACCCGCGACCTGCCGGCGGCGGGCACGTCCGCGCCGGCGGTGCCGCCGCACGGGGCCGACTGGCGGCCGGTGGCGAGCGCGCCGTCCTGGAAGATCGGCATCGGCGTGATGAGCGGGTTCCTGCGCTCGGGCGTGTGGAACGTCCCCGCCAAGTTCACCGCGTTCGCGTTCTGGGGCGGCGGCAAGATCGACCTGCGCGAGGCCCGGTTCGCCGAGGGGGTGGTGACGATCCGCGCGCTGGCGATCATGGGCGGGGTCGAGATCATCGCCCCGGACGACATCACCGTGCACGTCAAGGGCCTCGGCATCATGGGCGGGTTCGACCAGCGGGCGAGCGGCCCGGGGGCGCCGGGCTCGCCGACGGTCGTGGTGAAGGGGTTCGCGTTCTGGGGCGGCGTCGGGGTGAAGCGCCGCAAGCGCCGCGCGGACAAGCGGCGCGAGGAACTCGGCCAGGGCGAGTAGCCGCCGGCCTTCTCGCCGCCCCCCGGGAAACCGTCAGCGCGTCCCGGCGGCGACGCGGTCGAGCCATTCGGCGAGCAGCGCCGCCTCGGTCGCGGTCAGCTCGGGCGGCGGGGCCGCCGCCAGCGCGGTGCGCAGCGCCACGGCGCGGGACGCGACCGCGCCGTCGCCCGGCGCCCCGTCCGGGACGTCCGGGACGGTGATCGCGGCCAGCACCGCCTCCCGGGTGCGGACGGACAGCTCCGCGTCGCCCTGCCGGTCCGCTCGCCGGTCCGCTTGCCGGTCCGCGCCGCCGGAGACGACCGCGAGCGTGACCCCGACCCCGGCGGCGTGGATCATCCGGACGGCGGTCGCGACGGGGACGCGCAGCCGCCCGGCGCGGGCGACGGCCTCGACCAGGCCGGTCAGGATGCGGTCCGCCTCCGCCGCGACGGGCGGCGTGCGGGCCGTGCCGTACATCAGCGTGTAGAACGCGGGGTTGGTGCGGCCGAACTCGACGTGCAGGTCCCAGCCGCGGCGCAGGTCCTCGACGGGGTCGCCGGTGGGCGGCTGGGCGCGCTTGCTCGCCAGGTACTGCTCGAACCCGTGCGCGGCGACGGCGTCGAACAGGCCGCGCTTGTCGCCGAAGTGGTGGTACAGGGTCGGCGCCCCGACCCCGGCGGCGGCGCACACGGCACGGGTCGAGACCGGTTCGCCGCCCGCCTCGGCGAGCAGCCCGGCGGCCGCGCGGACGATCCGGTCCCGCGTGTCGAGGTCCTTCTGCGCAGTCACAACATCGATGTTACAGAAATTTTGGCACCACCGCTATACATCTCCTGTAGCGCGGCTATAGTCTCGACTGTATCGCTGATTAGGCGGCAGCTCGCCGCCGCTACCGAGAGGGGATGCGCTCATGCGCAGCGCCGTTCTGCCCGCCGCGGGCAAGCCACTGGAGATCGTCGAGCGCGAGGCGCCCGAGCCGGGCCCCGGCGAGATCCTGGTCCGGGTCACCGCGTGCGGGATGTGCTTCTCCGAGGTCAACCACCTGCGCGGCCACTACCCGTTCGGGATGTTCCCGACCGTCCCCGGGCACGAGATCAGCGGCGTCGTCGCCGCGCTCGGCGAGGGCGTCGACTGGCCCGCCGTCGGCACCCCCGTCGGGACGGGCTGGATCCACGGCTCCTGCGGCCACTGCGACCAGTGCGTGCGCGGTGACCAGATCCTGTGCACCGGTGCGCCCAAGCGCGTCACGGGCGTCAACACCGACGGCGGCTACGCCGAGTACTTCGTCGGCCGCGCCGGATTCGTCACCCCGCTGCCGGACGGCCTGGACCCGGTCGCCGGCGCCCCGCTGATGTGCGCCGGGATCACCGCGTTCAACGGGCTCCGGCGCGCGGGCGCGGTCGCCGGGTCGCGGGTCGCCGTGCTCGGCACCGGCGGCGTCGGCACGATGGCCCTGCGGTTCGCCGCCGCGATGGGCGCCCGCGTCGCCGTGGTCTCCCGGTCGCGCCGCGCCGAGCGGGAGGCGCGCCGCTTCGGCGCCGAGCTGTTCGTGCCGACCGGCGAGCAGGACCCGGCCGAGGCCCTGCGCGCCTGGGGCGGCGCGGACGTGGTGGTCAACACCGCCCCCGACACCGCGACCGGCCTCGCCGCGTTCGGCGGCCTGCGCCCCGACGGCACCCTGCTCTACCTCGGCATGGGCGCCGAGAACGTCAGCGTGCCGCCGGCCGCCCTGGTGATGGGCCGGCTGCGGGTGATGGGCGTGCCGTCCGGGTCGCCGCACGACCTGCGCGACACGCTCGACTTCGCGGTGGCGCACGGGATCGTCCCCGAGGTCGCGCCGGTCCCGCTGGAGGAGGCGCCGCGCGTGCTGGCCGCGATGGACGAGGGCGCCCACCACGGCCGGGCGGTCATCACCTTCGGGTGAACCGGCGCCAGGGGCGCGCCTTCTCGAAGGCGGCGCAGGCCGTCATGACCAGGGCGTCGGCGTGCCGGGCGCCGACCACCTGGAGGCCGATGGGCAGGCCGTCCGCGGTGAAGCCGCACGGCAGGCTCGCGGCCGGCTGCTGGGTCATGTTGAACGGGTAGGTGAACGGGGTCCAGCCCGTCCAGCGCGGGGACGGCGAGCCCGCCGGGGCCTCCCGGCCCGCCTCGAACGCGGCGATCGGCATCGTCGGGGTGAGCAGCAGGTCGTAGCGCTCGTGGAACAGGCCCATGCGGCGGCCGAGCTCCATCCGGCGGGCGGTGGCGGTGAGGTACTCGACGGCCGAGTACCGCGCGCCCTGCTCGCAGATCTCCCGCAGGCCCGGGTCGAGCCGTGCCCGCTCCGCCACGGACAGGTGCTCGACGACCTTCGCCGCGCCCGCGAACCAGAGCACCTCGAACTCGCCGGCGGGGTCGCCGCCGAGCCCCGGGTCGGCCTGCTCGACCTTGGCGCCCAGCTCGGTGAAGACCTCCGCGGCGGCCGCGACGGACGCGGCCACCTCCGGGTCGACCCGCGCGAAGCCGAGGTCGGGGCTGTAGGCGACGCGCAGCCCGGTCAGGTCGTCCGCGCCGGCGTCGGCGAACGGGACGTCCGGGGGCGGCAGCGCCGACCAGTCGCGGCCGTCGGGGCCGCACACCGCGTCCAGCAGCAGCGCCGCGTCGGCCACGGTGTTCGTCATCGGGCCGGTGTGCGCGAGCGTTCCGAACGGGCTCGCCGGGTAGTGCGGGATGCGGCCGTAGGTCGGCTTGATGGTGAAGGTGCCGGTGAACGAGGCCGGGATGCGCACCGAGCCGCCGCCGTCGGTGCCGAGCGCGAGCGGCGCCATGCCCGCCGCGACGGCCGCCGCCGCCCCGCCGCTGGACCCGCCCGGCGTGCGGGACGGGTCCCACGGGTTGCGGGTGACGCCGGTGAGCGGGTTGTCGGTCACGCCCTTCCACGCGAACTCCGGCGTGGTGGTCTTGCCGGCGAACACCGCGCCCTGCTCGCGCAGCCGCGCCACGGCCGGGGAGTCCTCGTCCCAGGGGCCCGCGGGGTCGATCGTCGTGGAGCCGCGCAGCGTCGGCCAGCCGCGGGTGAGCAGGACGTCCTTGATGGAGACGGGCACGCCGTCGAGCGGGCCGAGCGTCGCGCCGCGGCGCCACCGGTCGGCGGCCGCCCGCGCCATGTCGAGCGTCGTCTCCTCGTCGACGAGGCAGTAGGCGTTCAGCCCCGGATCGTCGCGCGCGATCCGGGCCAGGACCGCCTCGGCGGCCTCGACCGGGGAGAGCGTCCCGGCCCGGTACTCCGCCAGCAGTTCGGTCGCGGTCAGGTCGGCCGCGTCGGCCATGGCTACCCCCTTCGCTCGATGCCGGGACCCTGCCCGGTGCCGGAACCCACGTAGCCGAGCCGCTTGTCGACGACGTTGCGCAGCGGGCGCCCCGCCGCGAAGCGGCCGAGGTTGTCGGTGAACAGCCGGACGAGCTCGTCCCGCCAGCCGATGACGTCGCCGGACATGTGCGGGGACACGATGACGTTCGGCAGCTCCCACAGCGGGGAGGACGGCGGGAGCGGCTCGTCCTCGAAGACGTCCAGCGCGGCGCCCGCGATCCGGCCCGCGCGCAGCGCCTTGACGAGGTCGGGCTCGGCGACCAGCGCGCCCCGGCCCACGTTGATCAGCCGCGCCGACGGGCGCATCCGGTCCAGCGCCGCGGCGTCGATCATGCCGCGCGTCCGCGCGGTGAGCGGCGCCGCGAGCACGACGTAGTCGGCGGCGGCGAGCGCCGCGTCCAGCCGCTCCATCGGGACGACGGTGCCGAGGTCGGGATCGGCGTCGCGGGCGGTGCGGCCCGCGCCGGTGACGGCGAGCCCGGCGGCGGCCAGCCGGCGGCCGATGGCGCGGCCGATCGGCCCGGTGCCGACCACGAGCGCGCGGGCGCCGTCGATCCGCTCGGTCTCGCGGTGCCGCCAACGCCGCTCGCCCTGGAGCCGGACGGTCGTGTGCAGGTCCTTGGCGAAGGTGAGCACCAGGCCGAGGACGTACTCGGCGATCGGCTCGTCGAAAATCCCTCGCGAGTTGGTGACAACCGTGTCCCCCTCGACGAGCGCCGGGAACAGCAGCCGGTCGACGCCGGCGCTCGCGATGTGCACCCACCGGGGGCCGCCCGCGGCCGGCCACGCGCCCGCGAGCGCGTCGGAGAGGAAGTCCCACATGAAGACGGCGTCGGCGCCGGGAAGCGCCTGCGCCAGGGCGTTCTCGCGGACGTACCGGACGCGGGCGAGCCGCTCCGCCGCCGCCATCCCGCGCGGCTCGGCGTCGCCCACGAGGACCACCACGTCGGGCGGCGCACCCGGTGCGGGCTGGACAGGCTCCATCGGCGTCACTTCCGGATCGGCGGAGTTTACGTGAAGGCAACTCGCGGAGGCATTGACACGCTAGGAAGGGTTCGTAGGATTGTCAACAATCAGCGCGATGGACCGCGGCCCCGGTTCACCGCACTGGAACGTGTGCTGCAAGACCGTCGCAACCGCTGCCCATGCACAGGCCAGGACGGATCCCAGAGCGCTCTGACTAGACCCTCGTTCGCGGGGGTGTGGGGGGTCCGCCTCCCACAAACATGGAGAGTCCTTCGGGTGGCGACGCTCTCGCCAACCCCTGTTCACGGGGAGGTCCAGCATGCCCAAGCTCATGACCATCACCCTGGAGCGTCGCGGCGTCTCGTGCGTCGCGGAGCTGCTGGAGAAGGACGCGCCGCGGACCTGCGAGGCGGTATGGCGAGCCCTGCCCCTCGGGGGCGAGGCGTACCACGCCAAGTACGCCCGCAACGAGGTGTACACGATGGTCGAACGGTTCTCCGAGGACGAGGTCGGCCTGGAGAACCCCACCGTCACCCCCATCCCGGGCGACGTCGTCCACTTCTCCTTCCCGGGCGGGATGCTCGACCGCAAGTTCAAGGAGGAGAAGAACATCCACGCGCTGCCCGGCGTGATCGACCTCGCGATCTTCTACGGCCGCAACAACCTGCTGCTCAACGGGGACGTCGGCTGGGTGCCCGGCAACGTGTACGCGACGATCGTCGACGGGCTCGACCGGATGGCGGAGGCGTGCAACGACGTCTGGCGATCCGGCGGTGTCGGCGAGCGCCTCGTCTACCGCCGCGCCGAGTCCTAGAGCGGTGGCCTCGCAGATGACATTCGACCCCACGCTGGTCGTCGGCCCCGAGCTGCTGGCCCAGCACGGCATCGGGGTGGTCGCGCCGTTCGACTTCGCGCTCGACCGCGAGCTGTGGCGGTGGACGCCCGACGACGTCTCGCTCTTCATGACCCGGCTGCCGTACGTCCCGGTGCCGGTCACCGTCGAGATGGCGTCCGCGCTGTCCGACCAGTCGATCGTCCGGCAGGCGACCCGGGACGTCCTCGCCCCCGAGCCGCTCGCCGTCGCCTACGCCTGCGCGTCCGGCAGCTTCATCCGCGGCAAGGCGGGCGAGCTGGAGCTGCACCAGACGATGGTGTCGGCCGGCGCGCCGGTGTCGACGACGACCTCGGGCGCGCTGGTGGAGTCGCTGCGGCTGCTGAACATCTCGCGCATCGCGGTCGTCACGCCGTACATCGACGCGGTCACCGAGCGGCTCGTGTCGTTCCTC
It encodes:
- a CDS encoding DUF1707 domain-containing protein, with translation MTNLPEQSGMSGAPEMRAGDADREQVARVLRDAAGDGRLTLAELDERLDAVYAAKTYGELAPLTRDLPAAGTSAPAVPPHGADWRPVASAPSWKIGIGVMSGFLRSGVWNVPAKFTAFAFWGGGKIDLREARFAEGVVTIRALAIMGGVEIIAPDDITVHVKGLGIMGGFDQRASGPGAPGSPTVVVKGFAFWGGVGVKRRKRRADKRREELGQGE
- a CDS encoding TetR/AcrR family transcriptional regulator, translated to MTAQKDLDTRDRIVRAAAGLLAEAGGEPVSTRAVCAAAGVGAPTLYHHFGDKRGLFDAVAAHGFEQYLASKRAQPPTGDPVEDLRRGWDLHVEFGRTNPAFYTLMYGTARTPPVAAEADRILTGLVEAVARAGRLRVPVATAVRMIHAAGVGVTLAVVSGGADRQADRRADRQGDAELSVRTREAVLAAITVPDVPDGAPGDGAVASRAVALRTALAAAPPPELTATEAALLAEWLDRVAAGTR
- a CDS encoding Asp/Glu racemase; translation: MTFDPTLVVGPELLAQHGIGVVAPFDFALDRELWRWTPDDVSLFMTRLPYVPVPVTVEMASALSDQSIVRQATRDVLAPEPLAVAYACASGSFIRGKAGELELHQTMVSAGAPVSTTTSGALVESLRLLNISRIAVVTPYIDAVTERLVSFLAEYGIEVVSSVGMGLLSHIWKVGYGEIVAAVSTVDAPEAEAVFISCTNVPTYDIIAPLEQMIRKPVLTANQVTMCSALRAMGRSAAGPGQSLAQLAPSTAA
- a CDS encoding D-2-hydroxyacid dehydrogenase gives rise to the protein MEPVQPAPGAPPDVVVLVGDAEPRGMAAAERLARVRYVRENALAQALPGADAVFMWDFLSDALAGAWPAAGGPRWVHIASAGVDRLLFPALVEGDTVVTNSRGIFDEPIAEYVLGLVLTFAKDLHTTVRLQGERRWRHRETERIDGARALVVGTGPIGRAIGRRLAAAGLAVTGAGRTARDADPDLGTVVPMERLDAALAAADYVVLAAPLTARTRGMIDAAALDRMRPSARLINVGRGALVAEPDLVKALRAGRIAGAALDVFEDEPLPPSSPLWELPNVIVSPHMSGDVIGWRDELVRLFTDNLGRFAAGRPLRNVVDKRLGYVGSGTGQGPGIERRG
- a CDS encoding DUF3830 family protein — its product is MTITLERRGVSCVAELLEKDAPRTCEAVWRALPLGGEAYHAKYARNEVYTMVERFSEDEVGLENPTVTPIPGDVVHFSFPGGMLDRKFKEEKNIHALPGVIDLAIFYGRNNLLLNGDVGWVPGNVYATIVDGLDRMAEACNDVWRSGGVGERLVYRRAES
- a CDS encoding amidase, giving the protein MADAADLTATELLAEYRAGTLSPVEAAEAVLARIARDDPGLNAYCLVDEETTLDMARAAADRWRRGATLGPLDGVPVSIKDVLLTRGWPTLRGSTTIDPAGPWDEDSPAVARLREQGAVFAGKTTTPEFAWKGVTDNPLTGVTRNPWDPSRTPGGSSGGAAAAVAAGMAPLALGTDGGGSVRIPASFTGTFTIKPTYGRIPHYPASPFGTLAHTGPMTNTVADAALLLDAVCGPDGRDWSALPPPDVPFADAGADDLTGLRVAYSPDLGFARVDPEVAASVAAAAEVFTELGAKVEQADPGLGGDPAGEFEVLWFAGAAKVVEHLSVAERARLDPGLREICEQGARYSAVEYLTATARRMELGRRMGLFHERYDLLLTPTMPIAAFEAGREAPAGSPSPRWTGWTPFTYPFNMTQQPAASLPCGFTADGLPIGLQVVGARHADALVMTACAAFEKARPWRRFTRR
- a CDS encoding alcohol dehydrogenase catalytic domain-containing protein, with the protein product MRSAVLPAAGKPLEIVEREAPEPGPGEILVRVTACGMCFSEVNHLRGHYPFGMFPTVPGHEISGVVAALGEGVDWPAVGTPVGTGWIHGSCGHCDQCVRGDQILCTGAPKRVTGVNTDGGYAEYFVGRAGFVTPLPDGLDPVAGAPLMCAGITAFNGLRRAGAVAGSRVAVLGTGGVGTMALRFAAAMGARVAVVSRSRRAEREARRFGAELFVPTGEQDPAEALRAWGGADVVVNTAPDTATGLAAFGGLRPDGTLLYLGMGAENVSVPPAALVMGRLRVMGVPSGSPHDLRDTLDFAVAHGIVPEVAPVPLEEAPRVLAAMDEGAHHGRAVITFG